From Homo sapiens chromosome 6, GRCh38.p14 Primary Assembly, the proteins below share one genomic window:
- the QRSL1 gene encoding glutamyl-tRNA(Gln) amidotransferase subunit A, mitochondrial isoform X1, whose amino-acid sequence MLKGYIPPYNATVVQKLLDQGALLMGKTNLDEFAMGSGSTDGVFGPVKNPWSYSKQYREKRKQNPHSENEDSDWLITGGSSGGSAAAVSAFTCYAALGSDTGGSTRNPAAHCGLVGFKPSYGLVSRHGLIPLVNSMDVPGILTRCVDDAAIVLGALAGPDPRDSTTVHEPINKPFMLPSLADVSKLCIGIPKEYLVPELSSEVQSLWSKAADLFESEGAKVIEVSLPHTSYSIVCYHVLCTSEVASNMARFDGLQYGHRCDIDVSTEAMYAATRREGFNDVVRGRILSGNFFLLKENYENYFVKAQKVRRLIANDFVNAFNSGVDVLLTPTTLSEAVPYLEFIKEDNRTRSAQDDIFTQAVNMAGLPAVSIPVALSNQGLPIGLQFIGRAFCDQQLLTVAKWFEKQVQFPVIQLQELMDDCSAVLENEKLASVSLKQ is encoded by the exons ATCTGGGAGCACAGATGGTGTATTTGGACCAGTTAAAAACCCCTGGAGTTATTCAAAacaatatagagaaaagaggaagcagaATCCCCACAGCGAGAATGAAGATTCAGACTGGCTGATAACTGGAGGAAGCTCAGGTGGGAGTGCAGCTGCTGTATCGGCGTTCACATGCTACGC GGCTTTAGGATCAGATACAGGAGGATCGACCAGAAATCCTGCTGCCCACTGTGGGCTTGTTGGTTTCAAACCAAGCTATGGCTTAGTTTCCCGTCATGGTCTCATTCCCCTGGTGAATTCGATGGATGTGCCAGGAATCTTAACCAGATGTGTGGATGATGCAGCAATTGTGTTGG GTGCACTGGCCGGACCTGACCCCAGGGACTCTACCACAGTACATGAACCTATTAATAAACCATTCATGCTTCCCAGTTTGGCAGATGTGAGCAAACTATGTATAGGAATTCCAAAG GAATATCTTGTACCGGAATTATCAAGTGAAGTACAGTCTCTTTGGTCCAAAGCTGCTGACCTCTTTGAGTCTGAGGGGGCCAAAGTAATTGAAGTATCCCTTCCTCACACCAGTTATTCAATTGTCTGCTACCATGTATTGTGCACATCAGAAGTGGCATCGAATATGGCAAGATTTGATGGGCTACAATATG GTCACAGATGTGACATTGATGTGTCCACTGAAGCCATGTATGCTGCAACCAGACGAGAAGGGTTTAATGATGTGGTGAGAGGAAGAATTCTCTCAGGAaactttttcttattaaaaga AAactatgaaaattattttgtcaaaGCACAGAAAGTGAGACGCCTCATTGCTAATGACTTTGTAAATGCTTTTAACTCTGGAGTAGATGTCTTGCTAACTCCCACCACCTTGAGTGAGGCAGTACCATACTTGGAGTTCATCAAAGAGGACAACAGAACCCGAAGTGCCCAGGATGATATTTTTACACAAGCTGTAAATATGGCAG GATTGCCAGCAGTGAGTATCCCTGTTGCACTCTCAAACCAAGGGTTGCCAATAGGACTGCAGTTTATTGGACGTGCGTTTTGTGACCAGCAGCTTCTTACAGTAGCCAAATGGTTTGAAAAACAAGTACAGTTTCCTGTTATTCAACTTCAAGAACTCATGGATGATTGTTCAGCAGTCCTTGAAAATGAAAAGTTAGCCTCTGTCTCTCTAAAACAGTAA